The following are encoded in a window of Cycloclasticus pugetii PS-1 genomic DNA:
- the polA gene encoding DNA polymerase I, giving the protein MAEKTLVLVDGSSYLFRAYHALPLLTNSKGEYTNAILGVTNMLKKLVETYPEAYFGVIFDAPGKTFRNDMYPEYKANRASMPDELREQIKPLHQLIKAMGLPLVMEPGVEADDVIGTLAKQAEEEDLNVVISTGDKDIAQLVTNKTSLINTMNNQWLDEEGVKEKFGVPPDMIIDYLALMGDTSDNIPGVPKVGPKTATKWLNAYGSLDEIIARADEVKGKVGESLRDHLDAIPLSKELVTIKCDVPLDKAPADLIRTQPDTETLKEMVSHYEFNSWLKQLGGTKASTVASEQVDEKPLPAKTELTVETILDEATFNQWLAKLTEAELFAFDTETTHLDYTKALVVGVSFAIEAGHAAYVPLAHSYPGAPQQLSRQWVLDQLKPLLESESARKVGQNLKYDANVLANHGISLAGICHDTMLQSYVLNSTASRHNMDALAEKYLGQETIHYEDVAGKGAKQICFDQVSIELAAPYAAEDADITLRLHQHIFPQLKQIDSLATVYETIEMPLVPVLARMEQTGVLVDEQMLSQQSGELTASIKALETQAHEAAGQPFNLGSPKQIQEILYDKLGLPVLKKTPKGQPSTAESVLQDLAVDFPLPRLILEHRSLSKLRSTYTDKLPKQINPVTGRVHTSYHQAVAATGRLSSSDPNLQNIPVRSEEGRRIRQAFIAEEGFTVMAADYSQIELRIMAHLSQDTGLLQAFKEGLDVHKATAAEVFGVPVDQVETHQRRSAKAINFGLIYGMSAFGLAKQLDIDRGAAQGYINLYFERYPGVKQYMDETRELAREQGYIETLFGRRLYLPDILAKNGQRRQYAERTAINAPMQGTAADIIKLAMLSVDNWLQVDKPAVRMVMQVHDELVFEVENSYLDQAASIIQQKMSGAASLDVPLVVDVGMGKNWDEAH; this is encoded by the coding sequence ATGGCTGAAAAAACATTGGTATTGGTAGATGGCTCTTCTTACTTATTTCGTGCCTATCATGCACTGCCATTATTAACAAACTCAAAAGGTGAATACACCAACGCCATTTTAGGCGTAACAAACATGCTTAAAAAACTGGTTGAGACGTACCCAGAGGCATATTTTGGAGTCATATTTGATGCCCCAGGAAAAACGTTTCGTAATGATATGTATCCTGAGTATAAAGCCAACAGGGCGTCAATGCCTGACGAGTTGCGAGAGCAAATTAAGCCATTACATCAGTTAATAAAAGCAATGGGGCTACCTTTAGTTATGGAGCCAGGTGTTGAGGCGGATGATGTGATCGGTACATTGGCTAAGCAGGCCGAAGAGGAAGATCTTAATGTTGTTATTTCAACAGGCGATAAAGACATTGCGCAGCTGGTCACCAATAAAACGTCATTAATTAACACAATGAATAACCAATGGCTGGACGAAGAAGGCGTGAAGGAAAAGTTTGGTGTGCCGCCTGACATGATTATTGATTATTTAGCCTTGATGGGCGATACCTCCGACAATATTCCGGGTGTGCCTAAAGTGGGACCAAAAACGGCTACAAAGTGGCTCAATGCATACGGTTCACTGGATGAAATTATCGCAAGGGCTGATGAAGTAAAAGGCAAAGTAGGTGAGAGTTTGCGTGATCACCTTGATGCGATTCCGTTATCAAAAGAGCTCGTAACGATTAAATGTGATGTACCGTTAGATAAGGCTCCGGCGGATTTAATAAGAACGCAGCCGGATACAGAAACCTTAAAGGAGATGGTAAGCCATTATGAGTTTAATTCATGGTTAAAACAGTTGGGTGGAACAAAGGCGTCGACGGTTGCCAGCGAACAGGTGGATGAGAAACCGTTACCGGCAAAAACTGAATTAACCGTAGAAACGATTCTAGATGAAGCAACATTTAACCAATGGTTGGCAAAGCTGACAGAGGCAGAGTTGTTTGCCTTTGATACCGAAACAACACATTTAGACTATACGAAAGCGTTGGTCGTGGGTGTTTCATTTGCTATTGAAGCAGGTCATGCGGCCTATGTTCCGTTGGCTCATAGCTATCCCGGTGCGCCACAACAACTATCTAGGCAATGGGTGCTGGATCAATTAAAACCCTTGTTGGAGTCAGAAAGTGCTCGTAAGGTCGGTCAAAATCTTAAATATGATGCGAACGTGCTTGCTAATCACGGTATTAGCTTGGCGGGAATTTGTCACGATACTATGCTTCAGTCTTACGTTTTAAATAGCACTGCGTCGCGGCACAATATGGATGCCTTGGCTGAAAAATACTTGGGGCAAGAAACTATTCATTACGAAGATGTGGCGGGTAAAGGCGCAAAACAAATATGTTTTGATCAAGTGTCTATTGAGCTGGCAGCACCTTACGCAGCGGAAGATGCTGATATTACGTTACGTTTGCATCAGCATATTTTTCCTCAGTTAAAGCAAATAGACAGTTTGGCAACGGTCTATGAAACGATAGAAATGCCACTGGTGCCTGTGTTAGCCAGAATGGAGCAAACAGGGGTGTTGGTTGATGAGCAAATGTTAAGCCAGCAAAGTGGCGAATTAACAGCCAGCATTAAAGCCTTGGAAACGCAGGCCCATGAGGCTGCGGGCCAACCATTTAATCTGGGGTCGCCAAAGCAAATTCAAGAGATTCTGTACGATAAATTAGGCTTGCCAGTCTTAAAGAAAACACCCAAGGGTCAACCTTCGACGGCGGAGAGCGTTTTGCAAGATTTAGCCGTTGACTTTCCCTTGCCGCGCTTGATTCTTGAGCACCGTAGTTTGAGTAAGTTACGCTCAACCTATACCGATAAATTACCAAAACAAATTAACCCAGTAACTGGGCGTGTGCATACTTCCTATCACCAAGCGGTTGCGGCAACGGGACGATTATCTTCATCTGATCCGAATTTACAGAATATTCCGGTACGCAGTGAAGAAGGTCGAAGGATTCGCCAAGCATTTATTGCAGAGGAAGGCTTTACTGTCATGGCAGCTGATTATTCACAAATTGAGTTGCGGATTATGGCGCATTTATCGCAAGACACGGGGCTTTTGCAAGCCTTTAAAGAGGGTTTAGATGTGCATAAGGCAACAGCAGCAGAAGTGTTTGGTGTGCCCGTTGATCAAGTTGAGACTCATCAGCGCCGTTCGGCTAAGGCGATTAATTTCGGCTTAATTTATGGCATGTCTGCGTTTGGTTTAGCGAAACAGTTAGATATTGATCGCGGCGCTGCTCAAGGCTATATCAATTTGTATTTTGAAAGGTATCCAGGCGTAAAACAATATATGGACGAAACACGTGAGCTGGCGCGTGAGCAAGGGTATATTGAAACGTTATTCGGTCGACGTTTATACCTGCCTGATATTCTGGCTAAGAATGGACAACGTAGGCAGTATGCTGAAAGAACAGCTATTAATGCGCCCATGCAAGGAACAGCGGCAGATATTATTAAGTTAGCCATGTTATCGGTGGATAATTGGTTGCAAGTTGATAAACCTGCTGTGCGAATGGTGATGCAGGTGCATGATGAATTAGTGTTTGAAGTCGAAAACAGTTATTTAGATCAGGCCGCGAGCATTATTCAACAAAAAATGAGTGGGGCAGCATCTTTGGATGTGCCATTAGTCGTGGATGTTGGTATGGGTAAGAACTGGGATGAAGCGCATTGA
- the yihA gene encoding ribosome biogenesis GTP-binding protein YihA/YsxC, which yields MNPLYHRAEYLLNAPNLKTTPKGVEYEVAFAGRSNAGKSSAINTLTNQKSLARTSKTPGRTQQLVYFKLDDQRCLVDLPGYGFAKVPPKIQQQWQTELERYLEKRQALHGLVLLVDIRRSLGEYDRQMIDYATHLNLDVFVALTKADKLNRNNAKNTLFAVQKQLKDSPGNVQVELFSSLKKEGIEQLHNWLDEHLNVQK from the coding sequence ATGAACCCTCTTTATCACCGCGCAGAATACTTACTAAACGCTCCCAACCTCAAAACAACTCCTAAAGGGGTTGAATATGAGGTGGCCTTTGCTGGTAGATCTAATGCTGGAAAATCCAGCGCCATCAACACATTGACCAACCAAAAAAGCCTCGCCAGAACCAGCAAAACGCCCGGCAGAACTCAACAACTTGTCTATTTTAAGCTTGATGATCAGCGCTGTCTTGTTGATTTACCCGGCTATGGCTTCGCTAAAGTCCCGCCTAAAATTCAGCAACAGTGGCAAACTGAGCTTGAGCGCTACCTAGAAAAAAGGCAGGCACTGCACGGTCTGGTTTTACTCGTCGATATCCGACGCTCTTTAGGTGAGTACGATAGGCAAATGATTGACTATGCTACTCATCTAAATTTGGACGTATTTGTAGCCCTAACCAAGGCCGACAAACTTAATCGAAATAACGCTAAAAACACTTTGTTTGCCGTTCAAAAACAACTTAAAGATTCACCTGGAAATGTACAAGTTGAGCTATTTTCTTCGCTAAAAAAAGAAGGCATCGAACAACTACATAACTGGTTGGATGAACACCTTAATGTACAAAAATAA
- a CDS encoding c-type cytochrome: MNKVLLAIAVLLLSITGQSWAGDAAAGKAKSAQCAACHGVAGISPMGIYPNLAGQKEQYLVKQINNFRSGVRKDPSMQAMVSALTDDDVANLAAYYAGIK, from the coding sequence ATGAATAAGGTGTTACTGGCGATAGCCGTTTTACTGCTATCAATTACTGGTCAATCATGGGCGGGTGATGCGGCAGCAGGTAAAGCAAAATCAGCGCAATGTGCGGCTTGCCATGGTGTGGCTGGCATTAGTCCTATGGGTATTTACCCTAATTTAGCGGGTCAAAAAGAACAGTACTTGGTAAAGCAAATAAACAACTTTCGTTCAGGTGTGCGCAAAGACCCTTCAATGCAGGCGATGGTTAGCGCTTTAACTGACGATGACGTGGCGAATCTTGCGGCATATTATGCTGGAATTAAATAA
- a CDS encoding c-type cytochrome, translating to MMMKLNILLVCFFTALVSTNAFAVGDIEAGKASAAVCAACHGQNGISSNPMWPKLAGQHAYYIEKELHDFRSKKRNDPTMAPMVAGLTDVDIENLAAYFASVPSTVEAASADKIKLGEKIYRAGKVDNGLPACIACHGPNGAGSAPARFPRIGGQHAAYLSKALKDFKAETRNNDHQAMMRDIAGRMNNKEIEAVSSYISGLH from the coding sequence ATGATGATGAAATTGAACATATTATTGGTTTGTTTTTTTACTGCCTTAGTATCAACGAATGCTTTTGCCGTTGGTGATATTGAAGCCGGCAAGGCGAGTGCGGCAGTTTGCGCGGCTTGCCACGGTCAAAATGGCATCAGCTCCAATCCGATGTGGCCAAAGTTAGCGGGGCAGCATGCTTATTATATTGAAAAAGAACTGCACGACTTTCGAAGTAAAAAACGAAATGACCCAACAATGGCGCCAATGGTTGCCGGTTTGACAGATGTTGATATTGAAAATTTAGCGGCTTACTTTGCCAGCGTGCCGTCAACGGTTGAGGCGGCTAGCGCAGATAAAATTAAGCTGGGCGAAAAGATATACCGTGCTGGAAAGGTTGATAATGGTTTACCGGCTTGTATTGCATGTCATGGCCCTAATGGGGCAGGTAGTGCGCCAGCGCGTTTCCCACGTATTGGCGGTCAGCACGCAGCTTATTTATCTAAAGCGCTGAAGGATTTCAAAGCAGAAACACGAAATAACGATCATCAAGCAATGATGCGTGACATTGCTGGTCGGATGAACAATAAAGAAATTGAAGCAGTTTCATCATATATTTCTGGTTTGCACTAA
- a CDS encoding cytochrome c biogenesis protein ResB encodes MKNPQPATSTSSVRTSALLLKFMGSMNLAITLLVALSIAAIIGTVLQQNQSYTDYIIKFGPFWFDVFNQLGLYDVYSSSWFLFILLFLVLSTSTCIYKNAPNMLREMREYRQNVQLKTLENYSNTYSWTLPQPMADVQHVTQKIFSHNGYSARLKEGESYTLIAGMKGGASRLGYILTHVAIVLICIGGLIDGNAVLKAREMLGQIIPETQNIVANEVPEVSRLGINNQSFRGSVSIPEGRQTDVLFLNYKDGYLVQELPFTVEVKDFRIEHYESGQPKSFESDLVIYDERLDQPLEQTISVNHPLIYDGYSIYQASFSDGGSKLEMLAWPLNGESNVGKKVDTKVGAEVPINLSGERWILEPSDFRLFNINPSAEADKKFENAGPSVQFKMRDKTGEAKEYLNYMVPVEKEGAYYYLSGVRSSPAEEFRYLYIPADDKGSIKRFMNYLHALGNEELLRRIVTEQNFAGSTLPSTDAAQLNEAMIKLVGLFIENGMDGVIDNVEKNVPADKREEVTKLYVRVLQQMLGAVYVDVLLNEGVDVSLGIDEKKAEFFDAASAAMSAIGRYGSPVYFQLASFVHLQASGLQIAKAPGKNLVYPGCAMLILGVFLMFYAPQQRLWARLEEKDGGLRFVLAGHAIRNKLDFSKQYKQIQAQFDRVLTG; translated from the coding sequence ATGAAAAATCCACAACCAGCGACAAGTACTTCGTCAGTTAGAACCTCAGCCTTGTTGTTGAAGTTTATGGGGTCGATGAACTTGGCGATAACCCTTTTAGTGGCGCTATCTATAGCGGCCATTATTGGGACGGTTTTACAGCAAAACCAGTCATACACAGACTATATAATAAAATTTGGACCCTTTTGGTTTGATGTGTTTAATCAACTTGGGCTCTATGATGTTTATTCGTCCAGTTGGTTTTTATTTATTTTGCTTTTTCTGGTGCTCTCTACCAGTACTTGTATTTATAAAAACGCGCCAAATATGTTGCGCGAAATGCGTGAATATAGGCAAAATGTCCAACTTAAAACCTTGGAGAATTATTCAAACACCTATAGTTGGACGTTACCTCAACCGATGGCTGATGTGCAGCATGTTACGCAAAAGATATTCTCACATAATGGCTATAGTGCTCGGCTGAAAGAGGGTGAGTCTTATACCTTGATTGCTGGTATGAAAGGAGGGGCTAGCAGACTGGGCTATATTTTAACGCACGTAGCTATTGTGCTTATCTGTATTGGTGGCTTGATAGATGGTAATGCAGTCTTGAAAGCACGAGAAATGTTGGGTCAAATCATACCTGAAACTCAAAACATTGTAGCCAATGAGGTGCCTGAGGTCAGTCGCTTAGGTATTAATAATCAGTCTTTTAGAGGCAGTGTTTCGATACCAGAAGGTCGTCAAACAGATGTCTTGTTTCTTAACTATAAAGACGGTTACTTGGTGCAAGAGCTGCCTTTCACGGTGGAAGTTAAAGATTTTAGAATAGAGCATTATGAAAGCGGTCAGCCGAAATCATTTGAAAGTGATTTGGTGATTTATGACGAGCGCTTGGATCAACCCTTAGAGCAAACTATTTCCGTTAATCATCCGTTAATCTACGATGGGTATTCTATTTATCAGGCCAGTTTTTCTGATGGTGGCTCTAAACTAGAAATGCTTGCTTGGCCACTAAACGGCGAAAGTAATGTAGGTAAAAAGGTGGACACTAAGGTTGGTGCGGAAGTACCAATAAATTTATCTGGTGAGAGGTGGATTCTAGAACCATCTGATTTTCGATTATTTAATATCAATCCATCGGCAGAGGCGGATAAAAAGTTTGAAAATGCAGGCCCTAGCGTACAGTTTAAAATGCGTGACAAAACGGGCGAAGCGAAAGAGTATTTAAACTATATGGTGCCAGTAGAAAAAGAAGGTGCATATTATTATTTAAGTGGGGTGCGTAGTTCACCGGCTGAGGAGTTTAGGTATTTGTATATTCCCGCAGACGATAAAGGCAGTATAAAACGGTTTATGAATTATCTGCATGCGCTTGGTAATGAAGAGTTGTTGCGTAGAATAGTAACAGAGCAAAATTTTGCCGGTTCGACCTTACCGTCTACTGATGCTGCGCAATTAAACGAAGCGATGATTAAATTGGTAGGGCTATTTATTGAAAATGGAATGGATGGCGTGATCGATAATGTTGAGAAAAATGTACCAGCTGATAAACGTGAAGAAGTCACCAAACTTTACGTTAGGGTGCTTCAACAAATGTTGGGCGCAGTATATGTTGATGTATTGTTGAATGAAGGCGTAGATGTCAGCTTAGGTATAGATGAAAAAAAGGCTGAGTTTTTTGATGCTGCCTCGGCTGCAATGAGTGCAATTGGCCGTTATGGCTCACCAGTCTATTTTCAACTTGCTAGCTTTGTCCATTTGCAAGCGAGTGGCTTGCAAATTGCGAAGGCACCAGGGAAGAACTTAGTTTACCCGGGCTGTGCGATGCTGATATTAGGGGTGTTCTTAATGTTTTATGCCCCTCAGCAGCGGTTATGGGCACGACTGGAAGAAAAAGATGGCGGGCTAAGGTTTGTTTTGGCCGGTCATGCGATTAGAAATAAATTAGACTTTTCGAAACAATATAAACAGATCCAAGCACAGTTTGATCGTGTTTTAACAGGTTAA